The proteins below come from a single Candidatus Anaeroferrophillus wilburensis genomic window:
- a CDS encoding DUF2520 domain-containing protein, with product MAETLAFIGMGRVGSALAVLLERAGFSVAAVCDRNQEKLDRAAKELTGSPLCTTDPTAAAAAAQVVFLTTQDRFIETVCCQLAAAGAIRASQLFAHASGSLTAIVLHSAAAEGAKTFSLHPLQSIADPAAAIRVLPGSYYCFEGDDGAYSLAVRLVAALDGHLLRIAAADKPLYHAAAVVASNFFIALEYLAISMMEQVGADPQSAREMLLPLIRGSLENLAQSGPVEALTGPIVRGDNETIAGHLRALEEKMPHYVGIYKGMARLNVELAGKKSGVTLDDFSGTLADG from the coding sequence ATGGCAGAAACCTTGGCGTTTATCGGCATGGGCCGGGTGGGGAGCGCCCTGGCGGTGTTGCTTGAGCGGGCCGGTTTTTCGGTAGCTGCAGTGTGCGACCGCAACCAGGAAAAACTTGATCGGGCAGCAAAGGAGCTGACTGGTTCTCCCTTATGCACCACCGACCCCACCGCGGCGGCCGCTGCGGCCCAGGTGGTTTTTCTCACCACCCAGGATCGCTTCATCGAAACTGTCTGTTGCCAACTGGCGGCGGCCGGGGCGATCCGCGCTTCCCAGCTGTTTGCCCATGCGAGCGGCTCCCTGACGGCTATAGTTTTGCATTCAGCCGCCGCCGAGGGAGCCAAAACCTTTTCCCTCCATCCCCTGCAAAGCATTGCCGATCCGGCTGCGGCCATCAGGGTGCTGCCGGGCTCCTACTACTGTTTTGAGGGTGATGACGGTGCTTACTCTCTGGCTGTCCGGCTGGTGGCCGCCCTTGATGGCCATCTCTTGCGGATTGCCGCCGCTGACAAACCCCTCTACCATGCCGCGGCGGTAGTCGCCTCCAACTTTTTTATTGCCCTGGAGTATCTGGCGATCTCGATGATGGAGCAGGTGGGGGCTGACCCCCAAAGTGCCCGGGAGATGCTTCTGCCATTGATTCGCGGCAGCCTCGAAAATCTGGCCCAAAGCGGGCCGGTGGAAGCACTGACCGGCCCTATCGTCCGTGGTGATAACGAGACTATTGCCGGTCATCTCCGGGCACTGGAAGAAAAGATGCCGCACTATGTTGGCATCTACAAAGGAATGGCCCGCCTGAACGTTGAGCTGGCCGGCAAAAAAAGTGGGGTGACCCTTGATGATTTTTCGGGAACGCTGGCAGATGGCTGA
- a CDS encoding DNA primase has protein sequence MTSYFFPPEFVDDLRERVDIVEVVADYVSLVKSGSNYKGLCPFHGEKTPSFMVHGGKGIYHCFGCGVGGDAISFIRKMDNLPYPEAILRLALRCGLDVAPYEQHGSGTENAAEQQSLKKQLAVVLERAHIFYRRQLQRSLDGPVGAYLKKRGLTEADADQFALGYAPEGWDNLVKAIKKPADLDIAVQAGLIVKKENGKVFDRFRDRLMFPIRDVAGRVVGFGGRTLADAEPKYLNSPESPLFQKRRLLYDLFHAKRAIGEQGQVFMVEGYMDALSLYARGIHNVVATLGTALSQEHLTLVKRYGNRIAVFFDNDQAGMAAACRALPIFLAAGVFPSMVLLPAGVKDPDQLARDLPSAKLHEALADQVDLFDFYLGEQESKARGKGYAERLAVLEEIVRLIGVIPDQGMAGMTLRTVADRLHLAEEVVLEVLQKLRKQQRKRSSSPGQDQPRAAASQELVIDPEDLILGVLSRFPGHLDRLDGIEQFFERELSSVFLPLLRLADEGEQKLAGIFASHPQHDELLTLYSRLAMMNLPEDEEIALKVLDDCRDKLKMQHFHKQKQAIDRRIAECSDDEALVELLRSKMEVIQRYKK, from the coding sequence ATGACATCATACTTTTTTCCTCCAGAATTTGTCGACGATCTGCGTGAGCGGGTGGACATAGTCGAGGTTGTTGCCGACTATGTTTCACTGGTGAAGAGCGGCAGCAATTACAAGGGGCTCTGCCCCTTTCATGGGGAAAAAACCCCCTCATTCATGGTCCATGGCGGGAAGGGGATTTATCACTGTTTTGGCTGTGGGGTTGGCGGTGACGCGATTTCATTTATCAGGAAGATGGATAATCTCCCTTATCCGGAGGCTATCCTTCGTTTGGCGCTCCGCTGCGGTCTTGACGTAGCCCCCTATGAGCAGCATGGTTCCGGAACGGAAAATGCTGCTGAACAGCAATCATTGAAAAAACAGCTGGCGGTGGTGCTGGAACGGGCTCATATTTTCTACCGGCGCCAGTTGCAGCGGTCGCTGGACGGCCCTGTCGGCGCATATCTGAAAAAACGGGGGCTGACGGAAGCTGATGCCGATCAGTTTGCCCTTGGTTATGCTCCGGAGGGTTGGGACAATCTGGTCAAGGCGATAAAAAAGCCAGCTGACCTTGACATTGCCGTCCAGGCAGGCTTAATTGTAAAAAAGGAAAACGGTAAGGTTTTTGATCGGTTCAGGGACCGGCTGATGTTCCCCATCCGGGATGTTGCGGGTCGGGTTGTGGGTTTTGGCGGCCGGACTTTGGCTGATGCGGAGCCGAAGTATCTCAACTCTCCCGAGTCACCGTTGTTTCAGAAGCGCCGGCTTCTCTATGACCTGTTTCATGCTAAGCGCGCCATAGGTGAACAGGGCCAGGTTTTTATGGTGGAAGGCTATATGGATGCCCTTTCCCTATATGCCCGCGGAATTCATAATGTGGTGGCTACCCTGGGGACAGCGCTCTCCCAGGAGCATCTTACCCTGGTAAAACGATACGGTAACCGGATTGCCGTATTTTTTGATAACGACCAGGCAGGCATGGCAGCTGCTTGCCGTGCGCTGCCGATTTTTTTGGCAGCCGGAGTGTTTCCTTCTATGGTCCTGCTGCCGGCCGGCGTGAAGGACCCTGATCAGTTGGCTCGTGATCTGCCGTCGGCGAAGCTGCACGAAGCATTGGCCGACCAGGTCGATCTTTTTGATTTTTACCTGGGCGAGCAGGAAAGCAAAGCCCGTGGCAAAGGCTATGCTGAACGGCTGGCTGTTCTGGAGGAGATTGTCAGGCTTATTGGGGTCATCCCTGATCAGGGCATGGCGGGTATGACTCTGCGGACCGTTGCCGACCGGCTGCACCTGGCCGAGGAGGTTGTCCTGGAGGTTCTGCAGAAGCTCAGGAAGCAGCAGAGAAAGAGGTCCTCCTCTCCTGGCCAGGATCAACCACGGGCCGCCGCATCACAGGAACTGGTGATTGATCCTGAAGATCTGATTCTGGGGGTGCTGAGCAGATTCCCCGGCCACCTTGATCGTCTCGATGGCATAGAGCAGTTTTTTGAGCGGGAGCTGTCGAGTGTTTTCCTTCCCCTGCTGCGGCTTGCGGACGAGGGTGAACAGAAACTCGCGGGAATTTTTGCTTCTCACCCGCAGCACGATGAGTTGCTGACCCTTTACTCCAGGTTGGCAATGATGAATCTTCCTGAAGATGAGGAAATTGCCCTTAAAGTCCTGGATGATTGCCGGGATAAATTGAAAATGCAGCA